From Laspinema palackyanum D2c, the proteins below share one genomic window:
- a CDS encoding DUF760 domain-containing protein — translation MVYQPDFLNSHDEDIEANQLLKYLQHQPPEVLARVAKSVSPEIKEIISQNVQGLVGVLPSENFEVQITTNRENLSGLLASAMMTGYFLHKMEQRMHLEERLSQVSPLGNDSAGGGSGKNGAR, via the coding sequence ATGGTTTATCAACCTGACTTTCTGAATTCCCACGATGAAGATATCGAAGCAAATCAGTTGCTGAAATACTTACAGCATCAACCTCCAGAAGTTTTAGCACGGGTTGCCAAGTCAGTCAGCCCGGAAATTAAGGAAATAATCTCTCAGAACGTTCAGGGACTGGTGGGTGTCCTGCCGTCGGAGAACTTTGAGGTTCAGATTACGACGAACCGAGAGAATTTGTCTGGTTTGTTGGCATCCGCCATGATGACGGGTTATTTCCTGCACAAGATGGAACAACGGATGCATTTGGAGGAACGGTTATCCCAAGTTAGTCCCCTGGGGAATGACTCCGCTGGTGGCGGTTCAGGGAAAAATGGAGCTCGTTAG